GCTCGACCCGCGCACCGGCAAGGCGCGAGCCGGAGCCACCGTCCACCACCTGGCCACCCGCCCCGACGCCCCGTACGCCGTGGAGGGCCCGTCCCTCGTCAAGCACGGGCGCTACTACTACCTCTTCGCCTCCTACGACGCCTGTTGTGCCGGAGTGAACTCCACGTACAAGATCAGAGTGGGCAGATCAACGGCGATCACGGGCCCGTACACCGACAGCACCGGCAAGCCACTCCTGGACGGCGGCGGCGACCTGCTCCTGGCGGGCCACGGCCGTTACGTCGGCACAGGAGGCGAGTCCGTCTTCCGCACCCGCGGCCAGGACTGGCTGGCCTACCACTACTACGACGCGGACGACTCAGGCACACCCAAGCTCGGGCTGAACCGCCTCGGCTGGACGAAGAACGGCTGGCCCGAGGTCTTCTAGGGGCGCGGGGAACTGCGCGAGCACCCCCACGACCCGCAGCCGCCAACGCGACAGAATCACCCATCCCGAAAGGCGCTCATGAGCCCCGCCCGCTTCACCCTCGACCCCGCCTTCAAGATCGGCGAAGTCAACCCCCGCCTGTTCGGCTCCTTCGTGGAACATCTCGGCCGCTGCGTCTACACCGGCATCTTCGAGCCGACCCACCCCACCGCCGACGCCGAAGGCCTCCGCACCGACGTCCTGGACCTCGTCCGCGAACTCGGCGTCACCACCATCCGCTACCCCGGCGGCAACTTCGTCTCCGGCTACAAGTGGGAGGACTCCGTAGGCCCCGTCGAGAACCGCCCCCGCCGCCTCGACCTCGCCTGGCGCTCCACCGAGACCAACCGCTTCGGCCTGTCCGAGTACATCGCCTTCCTGAAGAAGGTCGGCCCCCAGGCCGAGCCCATGATGGCCCTCAACCTCGGAACCCGGGGCGTCGCCGAGGCCCTCGAACTCCAGGAGTACGCCAACCACCCCGCCGGCACCGCCCTGTCCGACCTCCGGGTCGAGCACGGCGACAAGGACCCCTTCGGCATCAAGCTGTGGTGCCTGGGCAACGAGATGGACGGCCCCTGGCAGACCGGGCACAAGACGGCCCAGGAGTACGGCCGGATCGCCGCCGAGACCGCGCGCGCGATGCGCCAGATCGACCCGGGCGTCGAACTCGTCGCCTGCGGTTCCTCCAGCCAGTCCATGCCGACCTTCGCCGCCTGGGAGGCGACGGTCCTGGAGGAGACGTACGACCTCGTCGACCACATCTCCCTGCACGCCTACTACCAGCCCGAGGACGGCGACCTCGACTCCTTCCTGGCCTCCGCCGTCGACATGGAGTCCTTCATCGAGAACGTGGTCGCCACCGCCGACCACATCGGCGCGAAGCTGAAGTCGAAGAAGAAGATCAACCTCTCCTTCGACGAGTGGAACGTCTGGTACATGTCGGAGTGGCACGAGATCGAGAA
Above is a window of Streptomyces griseorubiginosus DNA encoding:
- a CDS encoding alpha-N-arabinofuranosidase, which produces MSPARFTLDPAFKIGEVNPRLFGSFVEHLGRCVYTGIFEPTHPTADAEGLRTDVLDLVRELGVTTIRYPGGNFVSGYKWEDSVGPVENRPRRLDLAWRSTETNRFGLSEYIAFLKKVGPQAEPMMALNLGTRGVAEALELQEYANHPAGTALSDLRVEHGDKDPFGIKLWCLGNEMDGPWQTGHKTAQEYGRIAAETARAMRQIDPGVELVACGSSSQSMPTFAAWEATVLEETYDLVDHISLHAYYQPEDGDLDSFLASAVDMESFIENVVATADHIGAKLKSKKKINLSFDEWNVWYMSEWHEIENSVTRDWAEAPRLLEDNYSVLDAVVFGSLLIALLRHADRVTVACLAQLVNVIAPILTEPGGPAWRQTTFFPFAQASRYGRGEVLDVRVDSPTYETKKYGETDLLHATAVRAEDGTVTVFAVNRSRTEPLPLEVALNGLDLTDVVEHSVLADADPDARNTLDEPERVAPHPAEGTTLKDGTLTAVLEPLSWNVIRLG